The sequence CGGCAGGTCCGCCCACGAGCGGGCGCCCGCGGTCGAGCCCGACCAGCCCTCGAATTCCTTGTAGATCGGCTCGATTCGCGCCTGCGCGTCCTGCGCCGCAGGAAAATGGTCGATCGTGTCGCCATCAAGGCGATAGCCGACGCAGACCTTGATCGTCTCGAAGCCGTCGAGCACGTCGAGCTTGGTGAGCGCGATGCCGTCGATGCCCGACGTGCGCACGGTCTGGCGCACCAGCATGGCGTCGAACCAGCCGCAGCGGCGCTTGCGGCCGGTCACCGTGCCGAACTCGCGCCCGCGCTCGCCGATTCGCTCGCCCACCTCGTCGAACAGCTCCGACGGGAACGGGCCCTCGCCGACGCGGGTGGTGTAGGCCTTGGCGATGCCGAGCACGTAGCCGACCGCGCTCGGGCCGAGCCCCGAGCCCGTCGCCGCCTGACCCGCCACCGTGTTCGAGGAGGTGACGAACGGATAGGTGCCGTGGTCGACGTCGAGCAGCGCGCCCTGCGCGCCCTCGAACAGGATGCGCTTGCCCGCCCGGCGCTGCTCGTCGAGGAGCCGCCAGACGGTGTCGATATAGGGCAGCACCTTCGGCGCGACGCTGGCGAGCTCCTCGTAGATCGCCTCCAGCTTGTATTCCTCGAGCCCGAAGCCGCGGCGCAGCGCGTTGTGGTGCGTGAGCAGCCGCTCGATCTTCGGGCGCAGCGCGTCGAGATCGGCGAGGTCGTTGACGCGGATGGCGCGCCGCCCCGCCTTGTCCTCGTAGGCGGGGCCGATGCCGCGCTTGGTCGTGCCGATCTTGGTGCCCGGCCCGCCGGATTCGCGCAAAGCGTCGAGCTCGCGGTGGATGGAGAGGATCAGCGTCGCGTTGTCGGCGATGCGCAGGTTGTCGCGGGAGATCGCGACGCCCTGGCCCTGCAGCCGCTCGATCTCGGCCGCGAGCGCGTGCGGATCGATCACGACGCCGTTGCCGACGACGGACAGCGTGCCCTTGCGCACCACGCCCGAGGGCAGCAGCGAGAGCTTGTAGACCGTCTCGCCGACGACGAGCGTGTGGCCGGCATTGTGCCCGCCCTGGAAGCGCACCACCACGTCCGCCTGGCTCGACAGCCAGTCGACGATCTTCCCCTTGCCCTCGTCGCCC comes from Salinarimonas sp. and encodes:
- a CDS encoding adenylosuccinate synthase, whose translation is MSNVVVVGAQWGDEGKGKIVDWLSSQADVVVRFQGGHNAGHTLVVGETVYKLSLLPSGVVRKGTLSVVGNGVVIDPHALAAEIERLQGQGVAISRDNLRIADNATLILSIHRELDALRESGGPGTKIGTTKRGIGPAYEDKAGRRAIRVNDLADLDALRPKIERLLTHHNALRRGFGLEEYKLEAIYEELASVAPKVLPYIDTVWRLLDEQRRAGKRILFEGAQGALLDVDHGTYPFVTSSNTVAGQAATGSGLGPSAVGYVLGIAKAYTTRVGEGPFPSELFDEVGERIGERGREFGTVTGRKRRCGWFDAMLVRQTVRTSGIDGIALTKLDVLDGFETIKVCVGYRLDGDTIDHFPAAQDAQARIEPIYKEFEGWSGSTAGARSWADLPAQAVKYVRFIEELIGAPVALLSTSPERDDTILVTNPFEA